The following proteins are encoded in a genomic region of Corylus avellana chromosome ca4, CavTom2PMs-1.0:
- the LOC132178535 gene encoding uncharacterized protein LOC132178535: MHTFKEKVSERLSRLFADSPNSVPSSPPSPQARPNSKEGKSLSSYFSYIIPSAGFDGSRSNNHQHCLKPIQAPPVRHSNVKFKALDESLDNYVNCNPVSEKKLLTPTNQEDDEEPASGRSTSGSEMFEEATHSPQKPLSYLMDESVFISTYLYEFLLSSLPNIVKGCQWVLLYSTLKHGISLRTLIRKSADLSGPCLLIVGDRQGAVFGGLLECPLKPTAKRKYQGTSQSFVFTTIYGEPRLFRPTGANRYYYLCLNDLLAFGGGGNFALCLDGDLLSGTSGPCETFGSLCLAHNQEFELKNVELWGFTHASHYLA, from the exons ATGCACACGTTCAAAGAGAAGGTGTCGGAGAGGCTGTCCCGGCTCTTCGCTGATTCCCCCAACTCCGTGCCCTCCTCTCCTCCCTCACCGCAG GCCAGGCCAAATTCAAAAGAGGGGAAATCTTTGTCTTCGTATTTTTCCTACATTATCCCTTCAGCTGGGTTTGACGGATCCAGATCCAACAATCATCAACATTGTCTCAAACCGATTCAAGCACCCCCTGTAAGACATAGCAATGTGAAGTTCAAAGCTCTAGATGAGTCTTTGGATAACTATGTAAACTGTAATCCAGTATCTGAGAAGAAGTTGTTAACTCCAACTAatcaagaagatgatgaagaaccAGCTTCTGGAAGAAGCACTAGTGGGTCTGAAATGTTTGAAGAAGCAACACACAGTCCACAGAAACCTTTATCCTATCTCATGGATGAGTCGGTTTTTATATCCACATACTTGTATGAATTCTTGCTGTCATCCCTTCCTAATATTGTAAAGGGGTGCCAATGGGTCTTGTTGTACAG TACGTTGAAACATGGTATATCACTGCGTACACTTATTCGCAAGAGTGCTGACCTTTCTGGCCCATGTTTGCTG ATTGTTGGTGATAGGCAAGGTGCTGTGTTTGGTGGGCTGCTGGAATGTCCCTTGAAGCCTACAGCAAAGAGAAAATATCAA GGAACAAGCCAATCATTTGTATTTACGACCATATATGGCGAGCCGAGACTATTTAGACCAACTG GAGCCAATCGATATTATTACTTGTGTTTGAATGACTTACTAGCATTTGGCGGGGGCGGTAACTTTGCTTTGTGCTTGGACGGAGATCT GTTAAGTGGAACCAGTGGACCTTGTGAAACATTTGGGAGTTTATGCTTGGCTCATAACCAAGAGTTTGAGTTAAAGAATGTTGAG
- the LOC132179939 gene encoding plasmodesmata-located protein 2-like isoform X1, protein MGYASKPFSFFLFSLIFCTNLELIPLAESASDYTALVYKGCAKQSFTDPTGAYSQAISALYGSLVSQSTKARFSKTTSGSGQTTISGLFQCRGDLTNSECYTCVSKLPQLAESLCGKTIAARVQLLGCYILYEVSGFAQISGMELLYKTCGATNVAGSGFEERRDTALSVLENGVVSGHGFYTTSYQAMYVLGQCEGDLGDSDCGECTKTAVQKAQVECGNAISGQIYLHKCFISYSYYPNGVPTRSTSSSSSSSSSSSSSSGGTTGKTVAIILGGAAGVGFLVICLLFARSLLKKHDGKYGYI, encoded by the exons ATGGGTTATGCCTCAAaacccttttcctttttccttttctcgcTGATTTTCTGCACAAATCTTGAGCTCATCCCACTTGCTGAATCTGCCTCCGACTACACAGCCTTGGTCTACAAGGGCTGTGCAAAGCAGTCCTTCACAGATCCAACTGGTGCTTACTCCCAGGCCATCTCAGCTCTCTATGGCTCCCTGGTTTCGCAGTCCACCAAGGCCAGGTTTTCCAAGACCACCTCCGGGAGTGGCCAAACCACCATTTCTGGTCTCTTCCAATGCAGAGGGGACCTCACCAATTCTGAGTGCTACACCTGTGTGAGCAAACTGCCCCAACTGGCTGAAAGCCTGTGTGGGAAAACCATAGCCGCGAGAGTCCAGCTCCTTGGCTGCTACATTCTCTATGAGGTTTCTGGGTTTGCTCAGATTTCAGGCATGGAGTTGCTCTACAAGACCTGTGGGGCAACAAACGTGGCCGGAAGTGGGTTTGAGGAGAGGAGGGACACTGCGCTTTCGGTGCTGGAAAACGGCGTCGTTAGCGGCCACGGGTTCTACACCACGAGCTATCAAGCCATGTATGTGTTGGGCCAGTGTGAGGGGGATTTGGGTGACTCCGATTGTGGAGAGTGTACGAAAACCGCCGTGCAGAAGGCTCAGGTTGAATGTGGAAACGCTATTTCCGGCCAAATCTATCTGCATAAATGCTTCATTAGTTACAGTTACTATCCCAATGGGGTTCCCACCAGATCAActtcatcctcctcctcctcctcttcatcttcttcatcttcatcag GGGGTACTACGGGAAAGACAGTGGCTATAATATTAGGAGGGGCAGCTGGAGTGGGGTTTCTAGTAATTTGCCTACTGTTTGCTAGAAGTTTGCTGAAGAAACATGATGGTAAGTATGGATATATATGA
- the LOC132179939 gene encoding plasmodesmata-located protein 2-like isoform X2: MGYASKPFSFFLFSLIFCTNLELIPLAESASDYTALVYKGCAKQSFTDPTGAYSQAISALYGSLVSQSTKARFSKTTSGSGQTTISGLFQCRGDLTNSECYTCVSKLPQLAESLCGKTIAARVQLLGCYILYEVSGFAQISGMELLYKTCGATNVAGSGFEERRDTALSVLENGVVSGHGFYTTSYQAMYVLGQCEGDLGDSDCGECTKTAVQKAQVECGNAISGQIYLHKCFISYSYYPNGVPTRSTSSSSSSSSSSSSSSGGTTGKTVAIILGGAAGVGFLVICLLFARSLLKKHDDF; this comes from the exons ATGGGTTATGCCTCAAaacccttttcctttttccttttctcgcTGATTTTCTGCACAAATCTTGAGCTCATCCCACTTGCTGAATCTGCCTCCGACTACACAGCCTTGGTCTACAAGGGCTGTGCAAAGCAGTCCTTCACAGATCCAACTGGTGCTTACTCCCAGGCCATCTCAGCTCTCTATGGCTCCCTGGTTTCGCAGTCCACCAAGGCCAGGTTTTCCAAGACCACCTCCGGGAGTGGCCAAACCACCATTTCTGGTCTCTTCCAATGCAGAGGGGACCTCACCAATTCTGAGTGCTACACCTGTGTGAGCAAACTGCCCCAACTGGCTGAAAGCCTGTGTGGGAAAACCATAGCCGCGAGAGTCCAGCTCCTTGGCTGCTACATTCTCTATGAGGTTTCTGGGTTTGCTCAGATTTCAGGCATGGAGTTGCTCTACAAGACCTGTGGGGCAACAAACGTGGCCGGAAGTGGGTTTGAGGAGAGGAGGGACACTGCGCTTTCGGTGCTGGAAAACGGCGTCGTTAGCGGCCACGGGTTCTACACCACGAGCTATCAAGCCATGTATGTGTTGGGCCAGTGTGAGGGGGATTTGGGTGACTCCGATTGTGGAGAGTGTACGAAAACCGCCGTGCAGAAGGCTCAGGTTGAATGTGGAAACGCTATTTCCGGCCAAATCTATCTGCATAAATGCTTCATTAGTTACAGTTACTATCCCAATGGGGTTCCCACCAGATCAActtcatcctcctcctcctcctcttcatcttcttcatcttcatcag GGGGTACTACGGGAAAGACAGTGGCTATAATATTAGGAGGGGCAGCTGGAGTGGGGTTTCTAGTAATTTGCCTACTGTTTGCTAGAAGTTTGCTGAAGAAACATGATG atTTTTGA